The DNA region GACTAGCTCCTCCAAGCTACATAGCTTAGCTAGCTTGCCAAGTATTGTCACATCCTCAGCCACACAAGGAAGATGAACAGAAGTATAACTGCTGAAAGCACAGTAAGCTTTTGGTACAAAGGGGTAAATAAACTTGCATGGGTACGTACATGGCCGGTGATTTTGCAGTTTTTGCATCTTGTAGTTTGGAATAGTTTGCTAGTTATTGTTCCAGGCTGTTCTAAACGAGTGTTAGTCTGTTGATATGCAAAGGGAAACTTGAAATCGACATAAATCCCTGCCTTTTCAACACGAGGACCTCCATCCATTGGAGTTCTGCTGAGCCTTGCACAACTAGCATTTCTTTAGCAAATGAAGCCATAGTACCGGCAAAAACTAGCACAGCTGAAATTACAGCCAGATTTTCcttaaaaaaatttaaaagatACCCACCGTGACTCTGTAACGCTCTTTCTTTACTGAAGTATGCGTACGGGGCTCGGATACCTGCACTGTAGTTGTCCTCCCTGGGGCGCCCATGCGCCTACAATGCTTTTGCTGCCGTTGTTGTCTCCTCTATGGTTCTAGGAACCCAGGCCTAGACGAGGCTTAGCTTGTCATAGCAAGGCTGCTAGCTTATCCTGCTACGACCCTCTTCCTCATGCGCCTTCAGCTCTCCGGTCTCTTTCTACACTTTATTACCACACAACCACTATTCTGACATGAAAGTTACATGCAATATTCTGATGATGCTGGACTTACTAACTACTCTTCATATCAAAACAGTTGGAAatgttgtgtgtgtgtgtgtgtggtggcctggtggggtGGGGGGATTGTTTGTAACGCTTGAATTTGCAGGTTCATACAGATGCTGAGATTTTTTCTGTATGGTCGTAGTAAAATGAATGTGTTTATTTGCAACAGGTGGCGTTAAGAGTCTCTTGGTTTAAGCTGGACGTTTGCAGTCTCGGCACACAGTACCCTGGCTCAGTATTTAGCAGTCGCGGTACTGTGCACGAACCTGGATGTGCATGTGACTGCAAAGTGCGTAGAAGGTTGATGACATCACTGCAACTACTGGTGATATTTCTATGGCATGAGTATGTGCTTCCTTCCAAAGCCCATTTCTTCAGCATTGCTAGTGATAATTTGTTACGTTGAAAAGGAACGCTGCTCCAAAATTTTGAATCCTAATCCTCATACACATTGTAGCGATCCTTTATTTCTAGCGGCATGCACAATATGTCCTCTATTTGTAGTGATCCTTTATTTCCAGTGGCCAGTATCTTCGTTGAGTTGCTTTTGTATGTATATCTTCACATCTGTCTCAAACCTAGCAATTAGTCTTGCTCTTTCTGATATCTTATATATGTTAGTTTACTTTTTTAAGATTGTCATGAAAATGCCACTGTTTTGTTGCTATATTTTCCATTCATTGGGGGGTAAAATCCCAAAAAAGTGAATTGCTTCTCACTTTGGAGTCCAAAATCTGGTTTCCGAAGTAGAAAGGTTCCTTGAGTAGATATTTAATTAAAGCTTGATTGTTTGTGTTCAAAGTTTAGGTAGTGTGGAGCGTTCTGAATTCTGGAGTTCATTGTTGACTTGTGTGTGAGTTTGATGGGGTTTTAAGGGAAAGGTCACCAATGTGACATTTGTTGCATATTAATGCACTTTCTGAAACTATTGAGATACtctttttatgttatatcaacGACTATGTGCGGACCTGCATTCTACTACTTCTTAAATGATATGATTGTGCTCCCacttatttttaaaaaataactATTGCCTCTAGCATGTGGTTTTGCACACCAGTGGTAATATTTGATGAAGTCGCCAAAATTTGCAGGTGTATTTTCCTGGATTGAAAGATTGATGATACGAGTGCCTTGAACACGTCCTTAAGCACTGCTACTGTATGAAAAGCTGCATCACAAAAGCAAAGCTGAATCATAAAGGTGGCGCCATTAAAACGGCCGAGCCCGCATGGGGTACGGCTGGGTTTGTCTTGATTCCCCATCCCCCGATCCATCCATCAAACCGACGCAAGGCAACCAAATCCTTTTTCCCATCTCTTTTTCCTGCCTCCTCCTGCAGCCTGCACTGCGCTGCACCCTCCCCCCTGCCCTGACACCCCTACTCACGCCTCCAGCTCTGCAGCGGTGGCTGTCTAGGTCCCCTAGGCCTCTAGAACCCTAGGTACTAGGCGTAGCTCCTAGCTACGCCCCTTGGCCTCTTCTGGGCTGCACCCCCCTCTCTGTATAATCTCTCTCACTCCACTTTACTCTCACTCAACCACTATTCTGAGCAGCTGAGAGTTGCATAAGTTGCAATATTGTTACATCTCCCCCACCACAACCCCCTCTATAAATCTTGCGCTTCGCCTTGCTTCCCGTTGTACACTTATCTCCATCTCTCTTCCTTGCCCATCTACTCGCGTCTCTATATCTCTGTAGGTCTTGGAAGTTGCCATGTTCCTGTCTCCTCCCCTTCTTTCTTCCGTGCACAATCTTTGGTTTTTGAGATGCTACATCATCTTGTGGCTCCTCAGGTTTCTTGATCCCAACCAGATCAGATCAAGGAACGATTTTCCAAGGGATAGATGAAGCTAGCTGATCTTCAGGAATCAGTTTAGTAGCTTCTTTGATTCATTGGCCATCGTCCCTTATTTCTTCTATTTCTTAGAGATCGTTCCATCTCCTGTGCTTTGGATCTAAGCTTGAAGCTTCCATGCCATCTACCCGGTCATGGTATTTTATGCAATATATCTAGCCTGGAACTGCCCAAGGGAACGAGTGAAGCTGCCAGCATGATCTAGCTCTGAGTGATCACCGAGAGGAACAAAAGTTCGAGCTCTTGTGGTCATGCCTTGCTAGGTCATGCTGCGGCAGCCTCACTTCTTCCCGTCGTTGGGCACAGCACGGTGATTGTTTGCTGGGCAAAGCAGGTAGTGCCAATAATTTTTATTTCTCCCAGCGTCCGATTCCCTGCATTTCTTGGGGGGAATGGTGATTCTGATTGTCTCACTATACTTGTTCATTGATGAGCGGTTTCCTTTTATTAGCTATCTACTTGTTTATCGATCTGTTGGTCCACTTGATGTTTATTTTTGAGAACCAGTCCAGCTGTTGTTGTTGGTTCTGATAGATTCATTGCTCAAAGGTCTATGTTGCTGTAGTGTTAGGTTCTGAATAGTGATAGATTCATTATTGGTAATTCTGATTGCTGATGGTGCATTCCATGGCTTCATTTAAGTCTAATGTTAGTAACCGTGCTACTTTCTGCTGAATTTTGACTGCTGTAGCTACGACACGGGGTAGAATCTCTCTTGCAAAGAGATGGCAACATCCAGAAATCCTGAATGTTCCGTCCTTCCATTTTCTTGCTGCTTCGTTTTTTTAAATGCTAGTTTCTGATCCAGAGCTGACTGTGCTTGTGGTCCTATCCAGCTTCATTTAGTATGGATCACTGATAAGATCAATCATTTGTTTGTTACGGTTGTGTCCAGTCATTGCATGATTCGTGATCGGCCGTTTGCAATCAGATGCCGAGATGCGCTACAAGCTTTGGCATGTAGCTGCATATCGGGATCCATGTTACCTGTTCCATGATTGCAAAAAGCACATGATCTTGATTATTTTGAACCCACACAAgaattctttctttcttttgtcTCGTAAATCATGCAAAAATAGTTTTATAGAATTTCCTGATCTTACATAACAAACCTAGTCAGCTATGATACCTGGGGTTAGGCAAATCATATTCAGCTGCGTTCCTCGAAAAAAATACGGTGCGAAAATAATTACGTTTCCTTTTTAGAGCGTGAACAGAACCTGACTAGAGTTCAGAAGTATATATATCCTTTATTACTCTAGCTTGCTTGCAGTACTCGACAGAAACACTCAAATCTACCGCTGTTTACCGTTTGTTTGTTTAAGTATCTCCCTGTTTGCCTCGTCGGTATGAATTACTTGTGCTTTATTACTCTAGCTTGCTGCAGTTGCTGTTTAcccatttatttatttatttgagTGACTCTTGCCTTGTCGATACAAGTGCGAACTTGGCCTTGCGCGGTCCTCAATGGTGCATATGACTGCCATGATCGCATGGTGAGGATCTTGAGTAATTTTTGTTCTTGAATTCGTTTTTAATGTTTAAAACTCTTATTTTTGTTATTGCATAATGTCTTGCAGCATACGTGTCACTAATTATTTCTCTCCAGCGCCAGCAACATGAATAGCAAAGAGGCTGAAACTGGACCCCAAAATCTTTTTTTTTAAGTAAAAGCCCTCAAAATCCGAATGGTGATGACTGATATAGATGAACTTTGAAATTTGGGGGGTATCGCTGGTGCTGATGTGACCCAAAAGTCTGAATGCATGCACTGATTATGTCGTAGTCAGGCCCTTCAATTTTTCGGCAGGAGACAGACGCTGGTGTGTACCAGCGCACGGACTTGCTGCCGCTACATTTGAGACCTTGCACGGATACAAAAATGCTCTTTTGTTCTAGCTAGTTTTTGGAGATTGACTTTATAAAATGCTAGTCGTCTGTTAATAGAGGGTAACCGTGCATAATTCTAAATTCTTAATTTGGTGTGGTTATCTTGAACCTTTCCGTGTACTGTTTCTCTTGCCTATGGGGTACAGATTCAGATGCATAGtcccttctagggaaaaggaaaggGATTCAGCTACCTGTAGACTGTAGTCCACCGAGGCAATTGTGCAGTGATCCAGAAATTCCATCTGGAGCGTGAGACATTCTTAGGTTCCCGTCACGATCCATGGGAATTTTTTGAAGACATGATCATGTGAGAATTGAATTCCTTGcttttaaatttattttttcACATGGAAGAAATTAAATAAAACATTGTCCTTGCTACGGAATTCTTGTTATAATTTATATTTTCAGATGCAGCAGATTGTGGACTGACTTGACAAACGCTTAAAAATAGAGGTCAAATAATGTACAAACACTGCCTTTATTAAAGATATAAATAGTGGCCAAGTGACCCCTTTGGGCTAAAACGACTGCCTCTCCTCACTGGTATGCGGTGGCCAATCGGTGGACGATCAGAATGGCGCGAGGAGATCATCAGTCCGCCGGGGATCATGCAGGTGAATGCCCCATGGATCGATAATTGCCTGCAGAGGCTTCGAGTTCACCATAAAAAACTTGCTGGCATGACCTAAAAAAGACGGCTCTGATATGGACCGGCCAGCCGGATCGTGCACTATCTCTcggaccggccggccggcccggcATCCATGGCATGCGGCCGGTGTCAGCGTCGCGTGTGTGTACGACCGATCGGTCGAGGGGGTCTCTCGAGCAAGCCAAGAATTAAAGGTAAGCATGCATACAGATACAGCTGTATGCTACGGCCGCATTAACGCCTGGCTCGATCGCTAGCTATGGCTCGCGTGTCAGCGATGCATGGATCAGCTAGCAAGCGGCAGCCCTGGTCCTGGTAGCTGCTGCTCCTCGGCTCTACTCACTCTGATCCTTCAGATTTCACACCACTGTAGTTCGATCAGGGGCCGTACTATCTTGTAGTATTGTGTTTGTCCCTTTGTTAACCAGCTACGTACTCTTTTTATTAGATCGTATATTTCTTTTCGGGGATGAAGAGGGACTCACAGTTCCGTATTTATTGACCCTCTCTCTTGACTAGCCCTCATCAGTCGATGTAGACAAATCCTGATGAGCGTGGTGTGCGCTTCTCCCTTCATTCTTCTTGAACACAGAAGGTGCACAGCTCAGCTCCCTGtttattttaattggaaaaggAGTCATTCCCGCGTTTTTGGGGAAAAAAGGCTACTCCCTTTGTTATAGAAAAAAGGGTTACTCCCTGCATATACATGGCCACCCACCCATTGTATCATGTGCTTTTTTGTGTTCAACTATGGTAGTAGCGAGCAGAGCTGGCAGCTGCCATTCCGACCGCAGCACGTCTCTAGTAGTAGGGATCCAGCCCTGCCCCGTATATGATAAATATAGTAATAAATATTGTACGCGTAGCTCGTCTGTACTCTACTGTCTAGACTCTGATCTACGAGTACCCAGCAGCGTGTAGTAGTTTACTCGTGCTGTCGTGCAGTAGCAGTACAGCTCGAGAGCTAGCTAGTGTTCTGTGTAACCTCCTCATGATCTCTCGCGCCCGGCCGGCCCATGGGTACGCGCGCCTGCATGCGATGCACCCCTCCTCGCACGCGTGCGCTGCCATGCATGCGTGCATGCTAAAGCTGccccgccgcgcacgcgcacgcgcaagcGCCGCCTAGGTCACCGGCCGGCGGGCCCCCTCTCTTCGCTAGCTAGCCGCAACGGAACCGAGGAAAGCAGCCACTACAGATACACAGACAGATCGATAGATCTGGAGCGTCCGTCTTGGACCGAACGCCACGTGAGAGATTGAGGAGAGCAGGCGACGCGATCCATGTGCAGCCCGAGCCCGGGCGGCAACGGGTGAAGTGAACAGTGAAAGAGTGCCGTGGACTGAGGAGAAgaggatggatggatggagcaATCCATCCAATCTGCCCTGCCGGCCGGCTGCGGCAGCCGCCGCAAGCGACACGGCATTGAACCGGGCCTTCATTCCATGGCTCCCCCGACGGTCCATGGGGCGGCCCATACGCGCGAATTATTGGTGACAATCAAGAGGAATGTGCGCGCACAGCGAACGCCTGACGGGCGGTTGCGCCCGCCACTGTTGCGCACAGTTACGCCCGTGTCTGCTGCTACCACTTGCACTTTGCTTGCATTGCTTGCTTGCTCGCTCCCTTCCCTGCGGTCCTCTTCAGTGCTTCAGAATTCAAGAGCACGGTCTTAACTCGCAGACACAAATATGGAGAGTGGCAATCGCACTGGGTTTCAGGTTTCACCGTGTCTCTGCATCTGGAGTTGCAAGCCGATTGATTGTTCAGAAACATTTGCAACGGATCAGCTACCCATCTCCGTTCAAGTTCTTACAGCAAGGCAGTACAGAAAGTCATGCTCATCTTTACAGTAGAGACCTCGGGATGATTTATAAGCAGCGGCAGGGAACGAGCAGTTTATTCAGACAAACGCTGGAACAAGACTGATGGCTTACATATGAACATCGGGCTAGGGCAAACTCCGCACCTGCCACCTGAGCTTCTCCACACACAGATAGATAACTAATTAGTAAATTTCTAGTATTGCGAAGACCAATCTGCGGCGCTGCCGACCCTGGGGATGCTGGCGTCCTTCTTGGCCTTGGCGTCCACCGTGTACGTCGTGCCGCACACCTCGCCCTTGCTGTCCACCCTCGGCACCGGCTTCACCTCGTTCATTGGGTGCTCGTAGCTCTTCAGCCCCCCGGACGTCGTGAAGAAGAAGCCTGATTTAGGCATCGAGCGTCAGTGATCAGGAATGGACACAGAGTGCAGTTCGTAGTGGTTTGCTTAATTGATCATTTTCTCACCTTTAGGGAATGGGGCAGAGGATTTTCCGCAGGCCTTCTTCACGATTTCACCGTCGTCAGAGACCACGAGACGACCATCAGAGTCCACGCCCCAGTAGAATGGAACGTTACCATCGGCATCCTGTAAGGTCATCAACAAGAACCGTCAATTGCCTCATTGGTACCAATGATCGCAACGATAATGAACAAATGAACACAACATGCAGTTGTATCCATTCTTTCGGTGTAGGATGCTGGCATATGAGGTACACTGGTACGCTAGACAGAAGCATCAAGAACATTCATTTTAGAGAAACAGAGTAAAGTGGCCATTCTTGTTGATGCTGTTAACTAACTAGCTAAGGATCTACAGGTGTCGTAGTCTCAAAGATGATCATGATCAGGAGCAGATGCTGTAATCCTAGCAAGCAGGAAACTGATAAAGTTGATCCTGCATTAATACTCTGTATAGAAACCTTGATAATTCATAAGTCTGCCCAAGAAACTAGCATTGCCCTCAAACTAAGCAAAACTGAAGAAAAACATTCAATTAATACGCGCAATTCGAATTCTACGTGGATTCCAAAATGAACTCACAGAGTTTTGAATTCCTATCCACAGTGTGTACTAGTACAACTAGGCACAGCCAGAATACCACTAGGTTACCAACTTATTGTTAAAAATGTCTGCTCATAAGATGTGATTTCAATTTTACAAAAGAAAAAATTTGATTAACTTACGGCAGCCATGAAGACCGACTTGGTGGTGCAATCATAAAGAACAAATGCAAATTTTCCACTTATGTCTCTCACAACTTGATCAGCTGGATAAGGACCCCTGTCCCTCAACGTCCTGTAAGCCTCAATGATGATGTTGACCTCATTAGCGCCTTTACTTAATCCATATTGCTGCTTGAGGACAGCAACGTTCTCAATTGTGCCCTGGAACATGCAGAATATGTCATCCACTGCGCCAAACAACCTGTCACCACAAACGGTTCGGGTTAGGGAAGCTGCAACTCGGTTAAAAGTCTTCAACACAAGATACAGCATAATAACACTGAAAAAGGTAAAAGATGTCTGTGTCGTGCATCAGAGTAGCACTTTATCTAATGAGAATTTCCAGATAAAAGGATAGACCAAAACTTCTCACAACAGCCATACTCATATGAGCAGAGCTTCTGATCCTTCAGCAATCTAAACAGCAAAACGAGTTTAATCTGGTTCTACATGCTAAGGCGTGAGCAGGGTGGACATGCTTGTTTGTTTCTAGCTGACTCGCTTCTAAATCCGTTCGACCGTTATCATATCTTAGAAGTTAAATATCTCACCAAGTTATGGGTATGCTAACACAGATGCTAACTGCTAAGTCGAACGGACAGGAAAATAGACAGGCGATTGATAATGACAATGTAATGATAATCAGCAAAAGCACCTATGCTGCACATGACCAACCTAGACAGAAACACAATGGCATGGCGATGACGGTCCTGAACAGAGACGAGACAAGCAAGCTCGAGTGGCTTACCTGGGAAGGAGGGGGCTCTGGCCGTGGGAGGAGTACGCCATGGCGCCGGACCCGCCGAGGTTGACGGTGACAGCTTCGGGGCGCGCCTCCCTGAACCGGTCCGCGAGCCCCGCCGCACTGTCGTCCCCGGCGGCGCCCGGCTGCCGCAGCCCCTCCGGGCTCGGCGCCACCGCCCGGTCGAACACCGCCAGCATCTCGGCGCCCACCAAGCTGTGAAGCGCGTCGCTCTCGCTCTCCTCACCTCGTACGCTGCCGCTGCCACGCGCCCGCGAGCTTACCAACTGCCAGGAGGATCTCGGGATGATGGGGAGCGGATCGATGGCGGGCTTATATTGCGGTGGTATGTGGTCGTCGGTGGCCGGCGCCCCGCCCGCGCGGGGAAGGCGGGAGAAGGATCGAGACTGATCCACACGGCGCCGCGGGACCCGCGGCACACCTGGCGCGGCCGGTGACCGGCCGCCGCGCACTCGTCGGGCGCGGAGAGGATAAAGACAAGCAGGATTTccttttcaaaaaaagaaaagacaGAGGGGAAAGGGCGGAGAATTGGCGATTCTTTTCTCGAAAGGGATCATGGCTGAAACATATGATCAGTCGTGGAGGCCCATTTCGGGAATGGGCCCAAGTAGGCATGGTTAGCTTTGCCTACTGTGGCATCAAACAATTTCCCTAAAAAAAAGGAGTGTTAGAAATCAGAAGATTAGAGATAATCTCATCCATTGGTTAAGGCTAATTCTAGCCATTAGATTAGATTAATAACTGGTTAGCAGTTAATCATGTAAACCCAAAGGGTGTGTCCGTTGGTGTACGGATGCGTCCCTCCGACGTACGGACGCATCTCTCCGGTTCTCCCTGTATAAATACTATCAAAGATCAATGAAATGAGTTAGTTGTTCCCAAAATCTTTGTTCGTTTACATTCAATCTCAATACGTTATCAGCACTGTGCTCTACTGAATAAGACGCAAGAACAACGCCCTCTGAACCCCACGGTAAGAATCATGAAGCGAATCAACATCACCCTCCCTTCGCATGTTGTTCGTCCCCTGTTCTTCGCACTTCGCCGCGTCAGAGGAATGCGCCATGCCCCCATCCATCACCATGGACAGCGCCGCAGCGTCTTCGAGCGCCTTGGGCCTCATGTTCGCCGCAGCGCTGCAAATGGAAGAGGATTCGGCCGCATCTTTACATCTGCTGTTCGCAATCTCCGACCGGATGCTCGTCGAGGACGCCGCCAGAGCCCAGTTCGTCGCGGCCGCCAAGCTTCTCCGCTCGCACCACATCTGCAGAGCCAGCCCCCGTCTCCTCGCCGAGGCGTAAACGGTGCTGGCCCAAGCAATGTTGGGGCCCGAGCGGTCCAAGCCCCGGCGCCCCCAATTGTCGAAGCACCGGCACCGCCCGTTGATGAAATCGTTGCCGTCCCCATGGAGCCGATGTCGCCggcactgccgccgccaccaccgcgcTTCTGGTGTGACTCCTGCAAGGAATACACACAGATCCCACACACGCTCGATCCGTGGCTCCTTGCCACCCAGGCCGCTCCCGCACTCTACGccgtggaggaagaagaaaaggaggatGTGGTACCTGGCCTTGACATCCGCGAACCATTCAACACTGCGGCGAGTACGGGTATCTTCCCGTACTCCTTCCTCGACAGAGCCGGTCCCTCGGCTCATCCGCCGGCGATGACGCTGCCTCTTCCTCAACCAGTGAAGCCTGAGGACGCCGAGATGGTGGCCGTTCCGGGCATCGGCCC from Panicum hallii strain FIL2 chromosome 9, PHallii_v3.1, whole genome shotgun sequence includes:
- the LOC112873501 gene encoding stem-specific protein TSJT1-like, producing MLAVFDRAVAPSPEGLRQPGAAGDDSAAGLADRFREARPEAVTVNLGGSGAMAYSSHGQSPLLPRLFGAVDDIFCMFQGTIENVAVLKQQYGLSKGANEVNIIIEAYRTLRDRGPYPADQVVRDISGKFAFVLYDCTTKSVFMAADADGNVPFYWGVDSDGRLVVSDDGEIVKKACGKSSAPFPKGFFFTTSGGLKSYEHPMNEVKPVPRVDSKGEVCGTTYTVDAKAKKDASIPRVGSAADWSSQY